A single window of Dermochelys coriacea isolate rDerCor1 chromosome 14, rDerCor1.pri.v4, whole genome shotgun sequence DNA harbors:
- the LOC119842444 gene encoding early activation antigen CD69-like isoform X1 produces MRKMEKTNSYSEKVQRCNSFEKEGKSARIRFFRWKIRVVVEVLVIAVVLISLTVMAFKTQQSCPFTIAASCSICRSVPSCEDGWVGYQGKCYYFSEAEGNWTYSKNNCSSLGASLAVIDTRQDLDFVLRYKGTTDPWIGLQRGSDHHWKWENGTKFNNLFEVRGDANCAFLMETAVSSSRCYTVRSWICNKLYA; encoded by the exons ATGCGAAAGATGGAGAAAACTAATTCTTATTCTGAAAAGGTGCAACGTTGCAACTCGTTTGAAAAGG AGGGCAAATCTGCACGTATCAGATTTTTTAGATGGAAGATTAGAGTTGTAGTTGAAGTCCTCGTCATAGCTGTAGTTCTCATTTCTTTGACAG TGATGGCATTTAAAACCCAGCAGTCGTGTCCATTCACCATCGCTGCCTCGTGTTCAATCTGCCGTTCCGTCCCCTCGTGTGAGGACGGCTGGGTCGGATACCAAGGGAAATGCTACTATTTCTCAGAGGCCGAAGGGAACTGGACCTACAGCAAGAATAACTGCTCTTCCCTTGGTGCCTCCCTGGCTGTGATTGACACCCGGCAGGACCTG GATTTCGTGCTGCGATATAAAGGCACCACAGATCCATGGATTGGTCTCCAGAGGGGCTCCGATCATCACTGGAAATGGGAAAATGGCACCAAATTCAACAACCT GTTTGAAGTCAGAGGAGATGCAAACTGCGCATTTCTGATGGAGACTGCTGTCAGCTCTTCAAGGTGCTACACCGTGAGAAGCTGGATCTGCAACAAACTGTATGCATAA
- the LOC119842444 gene encoding early activation antigen CD69-like isoform X2, whose amino-acid sequence MAFKTQQSCPFTIAASCSICRSVPSCEDGWVGYQGKCYYFSEAEGNWTYSKNNCSSLGASLAVIDTRQDLDFVLRYKGTTDPWIGLQRGSDHHWKWENGTKFNNLFEVRGDANCAFLMETAVSSSRCYTVRSWICNKLYA is encoded by the exons ATGGCATTTAAAACCCAGCAGTCGTGTCCATTCACCATCGCTGCCTCGTGTTCAATCTGCCGTTCCGTCCCCTCGTGTGAGGACGGCTGGGTCGGATACCAAGGGAAATGCTACTATTTCTCAGAGGCCGAAGGGAACTGGACCTACAGCAAGAATAACTGCTCTTCCCTTGGTGCCTCCCTGGCTGTGATTGACACCCGGCAGGACCTG GATTTCGTGCTGCGATATAAAGGCACCACAGATCCATGGATTGGTCTCCAGAGGGGCTCCGATCATCACTGGAAATGGGAAAATGGCACCAAATTCAACAACCT GTTTGAAGTCAGAGGAGATGCAAACTGCGCATTTCTGATGGAGACTGCTGTCAGCTCTTCAAGGTGCTACACCGTGAGAAGCTGGATCTGCAACAAACTGTATGCATAA